In the Thermodesulfovibrio yellowstonii DSM 11347 genome, one interval contains:
- a CDS encoding sigma-54-dependent transcriptional regulator, with translation MLNHLRVAIVEDDTSFASFLRTILEEEGYDVAVFHDPETALKNILNFSPILIITDLKMPKMDGIKFIEKAKEILPHTEFIVITAFGSIPSAVEAIKKGAIDYITKPLPSPEDLLERVKKFLTKKATPYYTEHPDLPPYEILFAGIEDVYKAIKEVAKTDTTLILYGETGTGKSAIAKAIHIMSAKKGAFVEINCASIPESLIESELFGYEKGAFSGAIKQKPGKIELAHNGTLFLDEIGELTANVQTKFLKVLQDKSFERLGGLEVIKTNARFITATNKDLKQMVREGKFREDLYFRLNVFPITIPPLRERRHHIVRIAEYLIERISAKLGKPVKKLSKDSIETIINYQFPGNIRELENILERSIIMSNSEEIEVKIEENFTENEDLKSIEKKAIIEALKKTGGNKKQASQLLGISLRTLYYKIKEFGIE, from the coding sequence ATGCTTAATCATCTCCGAGTAGCCATAGTTGAAGATGATACTTCTTTTGCTTCTTTCTTAAGGACTATTCTTGAAGAAGAAGGTTACGATGTAGCAGTATTTCATGACCCTGAAACTGCTTTAAAAAACATACTAAATTTTTCCCCCATTCTTATAATCACAGATTTGAAAATGCCTAAAATGGATGGGATAAAGTTTATTGAAAAAGCAAAGGAAATTCTTCCTCACACTGAGTTTATAGTAATTACAGCTTTTGGAAGTATTCCATCCGCAGTTGAAGCAATTAAGAAAGGGGCTATAGATTACATTACAAAACCTCTTCCTTCACCAGAAGATTTGTTAGAACGTGTGAAAAAATTTTTAACTAAAAAAGCTACGCCATACTATACTGAACATCCTGACCTACCTCCATATGAAATCCTATTTGCAGGGATTGAAGATGTTTACAAAGCAATCAAGGAAGTCGCAAAAACTGATACAACCTTAATACTTTATGGAGAAACAGGCACAGGAAAATCAGCAATTGCTAAGGCAATTCATATTATGAGTGCTAAAAAAGGTGCTTTTGTTGAGATAAACTGTGCTTCAATTCCAGAAAGCTTAATAGAAAGCGAACTTTTTGGATATGAAAAAGGTGCCTTTTCAGGAGCGATAAAACAGAAACCAGGTAAAATAGAGCTTGCTCATAATGGAACCCTTTTTCTTGATGAAATTGGAGAGCTTACTGCCAATGTTCAGACAAAATTTTTAAAAGTTTTACAGGACAAAAGCTTTGAGCGTCTTGGCGGACTTGAAGTTATTAAAACAAATGCAAGATTTATAACTGCTACCAATAAAGATTTAAAACAGATGGTCAGAGAGGGTAAATTCAGAGAGGATTTATACTTCAGACTCAATGTTTTCCCAATCACTATTCCTCCATTACGTGAAAGAAGGCATCATATAGTTAGAATTGCAGAATACTTGATAGAGAGAATTTCTGCTAAACTTGGAAAGCCAGTTAAAAAACTTAGCAAAGACTCCATAGAAACAATAATAAATTATCAATTTCCAGGGAATATTAGAGAGCTTGAAAATATCTTAGAAAGAAGCATCATTATGTCTAACTCAGAGGAGATAGAAGTAAAAATTGAAGAAAATTTTACTGAAAATGAAGATTTAAAAAGCATAGAAAAAAAGGCAATAATAGAGGCATTGAAAAAAACAGGAGGAAACAAGAAACAGGCTTCTCAACTTCTGGGAATTTCTCTGAGAACTCTTTACTATAAAATTAAAGAATTCGGTATTGAGTAG
- a CDS encoding protein-L-isoaspartate(D-aspartate) O-methyltransferase — protein sequence MIDKYKKLREWMVDTQIVERGIRDERVIKVMKKIPRHLFVPENIMDDAYDDRALPIGYGQTISQPYIVALMTELLELKGDEKVLEIGTGSGYQAAILAELAKEVHTIERVEPLAKEAEKKFEKLSIKNIKVYVRDGTEGIPEEAPFDRIIITAATPDIPEPLIEQLKEGGIIVAPVGERYSQYMLKAIKKGKELERHYLIPVAFVPLIGKYGWKEE from the coding sequence ATGATAGATAAATATAAAAAACTAAGAGAATGGATGGTTGATACTCAGATTGTTGAAAGAGGTATAAGGGATGAAAGAGTGATTAAAGTGATGAAGAAAATCCCGAGACATCTTTTTGTCCCTGAAAACATTATGGATGATGCTTATGATGATAGAGCTCTTCCAATTGGCTATGGACAGACAATTTCTCAACCCTATATTGTTGCTCTGATGACAGAACTTCTTGAACTTAAAGGCGATGAAAAGGTTCTTGAAATAGGGACAGGCTCAGGATATCAGGCTGCAATTCTTGCCGAACTTGCAAAAGAAGTTCACACAATAGAGAGGGTAGAGCCTCTTGCAAAGGAAGCAGAGAAAAAATTTGAAAAACTTAGTATTAAAAACATAAAAGTTTATGTCAGAGATGGTACAGAAGGGATACCAGAGGAAGCTCCCTTTGATAGAATAATAATAACAGCAGCAACTCCTGATATACCCGAACCATTGATTGAGCAGCTTAAAGAAGGTGGGATTATTGTTGCTCCTGTTGGAGAAAGATACTCTCAGTATATGCTCAAAGCAATTAAGAAAGGTAAAGAACTTGAAAGACATTACCTTATTCCTGTAGCCTTTGTTCCATTAATTGGTAAATATGGATGGAAAGAGGAGTGA
- a CDS encoding NAD(P)/FAD-dependent oxidoreductase, with amino-acid sequence MVLKNKYDIVIVGAGPAGIFTALEIVQSSSLTVLIIEKGKDIEKRVCPMEHHKRCLNCSVCDILSGWGGAGAFSDGKLNLSPQIGGFLDKYVNRDKLIELIDYVDKIYLRYGAPDKVYEPDYKMVEKIKAQAAKNGLLFIPSKIRHIGTERCAQVLKTLKDDLSKKIDILFDVSVEKIIVNRGKVSGVELNDRRKIYGKYIVIAPGRAGSSWLSKEAKRLKLTTELNPVDIGVRVEVPAIVCEELTRVCYEPKFIYYSKTFDDTVRTFCVNPYGEVVRENINGIWTVNGHSYYDHKTNNTNFAILSSTYFTEPFREPILYGQSIAKLANYLGQGVLIQRLGDLKKGRRSTEERIIRNPIQPTLKDATPGDLSFVLPYRYLVNIVEMLETLDSVMPGINSNHTLLYGVEVKLYSMRLKLTKNLETEIENLFAAGDGAGVSRGLIQASVSGILVAREILKRELR; translated from the coding sequence ATGGTATTGAAGAATAAATATGATATTGTTATTGTTGGTGCAGGACCCGCAGGTATATTTACAGCCTTAGAGATAGTTCAGAGTTCATCCCTAACAGTTTTAATTATTGAAAAAGGCAAAGACATTGAAAAAAGAGTCTGCCCAATGGAACACCATAAAAGATGTCTCAACTGCTCTGTGTGTGATATTCTAAGTGGCTGGGGAGGAGCGGGTGCTTTCAGCGATGGAAAACTAAATTTATCTCCTCAAATAGGCGGTTTTTTAGATAAATATGTAAATAGAGACAAACTTATTGAGCTTATTGATTATGTTGATAAAATTTATCTTAGATATGGTGCTCCAGATAAAGTTTACGAACCTGACTATAAAATGGTTGAAAAAATAAAAGCTCAGGCTGCAAAAAATGGACTTTTATTTATTCCGTCAAAGATAAGACATATTGGCACAGAAAGATGTGCACAGGTGCTTAAAACATTAAAAGATGACTTGTCAAAAAAAATTGATATACTTTTTGATGTTTCAGTAGAAAAAATTATTGTAAACAGAGGCAAAGTTTCAGGAGTTGAACTAAATGATAGAAGAAAAATTTATGGAAAATATATTGTTATTGCACCTGGAAGAGCTGGAAGTAGCTGGCTAAGTAAAGAAGCGAAAAGACTTAAATTAACTACAGAACTCAATCCTGTTGATATAGGTGTCAGAGTTGAAGTTCCTGCAATAGTTTGTGAGGAGCTTACCAGAGTTTGCTATGAACCAAAGTTTATTTATTATTCAAAAACCTTTGATGATACAGTAAGGACTTTCTGCGTAAATCCTTATGGAGAAGTGGTAAGAGAAAATATAAATGGGATATGGACTGTAAATGGGCACAGTTATTACGATCACAAAACAAATAACACAAATTTTGCGATTCTTTCAAGTACATACTTTACAGAACCATTCCGTGAACCAATTCTTTATGGACAGAGCATTGCAAAACTTGCGAATTATCTCGGTCAGGGAGTTTTAATACAGAGACTCGGAGACCTTAAAAAAGGCAGAAGGTCAACTGAAGAAAGAATTATAAGAAATCCTATTCAGCCAACCCTTAAGGATGCAACTCCAGGAGATTTAAGCTTTGTTTTACCTTATCGTTATCTTGTTAACATTGTTGAAATGCTTGAAACTCTTGACAGTGTAATGCCTGGGATTAATTCTAATCATACCCTTTTGTATGGAGTTGAGGTTAAGCTTTACAGTATGAGACTTAAGCTTACCAAAAATCTGGAGACAGAAATAGAAAACCTTTTTGCAGCAGGAGATGGAGCAGGAGTAAGTAGGGGCTTGATTCAAGCTTCTGTATCTGGTATTCTTGTAGCAAGAGAGATATTAAAACGGGAGTTAAGATGA
- the surE gene encoding 5'/3'-nucleotidase SurE has product MALVLVTNDDGFFSKGIQYLAEALKELGEVYIVAPDRDRSAVSHALTMHRPLRVDLIRENCYSVNGTPTDCVVVGVKKLLPREPDLIVSGINKGANLGEDITYSGTVSAAIEGTILGVPSFAISLVGERPFRYETASYYAIKIAKFILEKGLPPDTLLNVNLPNKPLQEIKGIKITKQGKRSYENSIHEIFSPWGEKQYWIGGGVVSWQKMEGTDIQAIMENCASVTPLHIDLTNYQALDYLRKHGIEE; this is encoded by the coding sequence GTGGCACTTGTTTTGGTGACAAATGATGATGGTTTTTTCTCAAAAGGAATTCAATATCTGGCAGAAGCTTTAAAAGAACTCGGTGAAGTTTATATTGTTGCACCAGACAGAGACCGCTCTGCAGTAAGTCATGCTTTAACTATGCATAGACCTTTGCGTGTAGATTTGATAAGAGAAAATTGTTACAGTGTTAATGGCACTCCAACAGATTGCGTTGTTGTAGGAGTTAAAAAGCTTTTACCCCGTGAGCCTGATTTGATTGTATCTGGCATAAATAAGGGTGCAAATCTTGGCGAAGACATTACATATTCTGGAACTGTTTCAGCAGCAATTGAAGGAACAATTCTTGGTGTACCATCTTTTGCAATTTCCCTTGTTGGAGAAAGACCTTTCAGATATGAAACAGCAAGTTATTATGCAATTAAAATTGCTAAATTTATTCTTGAAAAAGGACTCCCCCCAGATACACTTTTAAATGTTAATCTGCCCAATAAACCTTTACAGGAGATCAAAGGAATAAAAATAACAAAACAGGGAAAGAGGTCCTACGAAAACTCAATCCATGAAATTTTCTCCCCTTGGGGAGAGAAACAATACTGGATTGGAGGAGGAGTTGTATCATGGCAAAAAATGGAGGGAACAGATATTCAGGCAATAATGGAAAACTGCGCATCAGTAACTCCCCTTCATATTGATTTGACAAACTATCAGGCATTAGACTATCTAAGAAAACATGGTATTGAAGAATAA
- a CDS encoding polyprenyl synthetase family protein: MNFQDIFKTYEAELREVEKELINIFKSDATLIPTIGAYIINSGGKRLRPLFLLISADLAGYREYKRVIMAAVIEALHTASLLHDDVVDEAELRRGQVSANRIWGNQVTVLLGDYLYAKALHVSVAQESLQIMEALSWATSQMAEGEILQLMKAGDPTITFNEYIKIITGKTAGLIRAACRIAGILAKLSEEKIQALTDFGHNIGVAFQMIDDILDYVADESELGKKLGKDLMEGKITLPLIELIKKTQGKEEIINTIKSDGFSEENLLKILNYLRQYNCIESSMEIVKNYVDKAKKALEIFPDSDARQRLFRIADYILLRSK; the protein is encoded by the coding sequence GTGAATTTTCAGGATATATTCAAAACATATGAAGCTGAATTAAGAGAGGTAGAAAAAGAACTTATAAATATATTTAAATCAGACGCAACACTTATACCAACAATCGGAGCATATATTATAAATTCAGGTGGGAAAAGGCTTCGCCCCTTATTTTTACTCATCAGTGCAGACCTTGCTGGTTACAGGGAATATAAAAGAGTTATTATGGCTGCGGTAATTGAGGCACTTCATACAGCAAGTCTTTTACATGATGATGTTGTTGATGAAGCAGAACTAAGAAGAGGTCAGGTTTCTGCAAACAGAATATGGGGGAATCAGGTTACAGTTTTGCTTGGTGATTATCTATATGCAAAGGCGCTGCATGTTTCTGTTGCACAGGAAAGTCTTCAGATAATGGAGGCTCTTTCTTGGGCAACATCTCAGATGGCTGAAGGAGAGATTCTTCAATTGATGAAAGCAGGAGATCCGACAATAACTTTTAATGAATACATAAAAATTATAACAGGGAAAACAGCAGGTTTAATTAGAGCTGCTTGCAGAATAGCAGGAATTCTGGCAAAGCTATCAGAAGAAAAAATACAGGCTTTAACAGATTTTGGACATAATATTGGAGTTGCCTTCCAGATGATAGATGATATTCTTGACTATGTTGCAGATGAATCCGAGCTTGGTAAAAAACTCGGCAAAGATTTAATGGAAGGGAAAATCACTCTTCCACTAATTGAACTGATTAAAAAAACTCAGGGAAAAGAAGAAATCATTAATACAATAAAATCTGATGGCTTTTCAGAAGAAAATCTTTTGAAAATTTTAAACTATCTAAGACAATACAATTGTATTGAATCATCCATGGAAATAGTGAAAAACTATGTAGATAAAGCAAAAAAAGCACTTGAAATATTTCCAGACTCAGATGCCAGACAAAGACTTTTTAGAATCGCAGATTATATTCTTCTAAGGAGTAAATAG
- the mtnA gene encoding S-methyl-5-thioribose-1-phosphate isomerase, with protein MPMLQSIKWENNTVYILDQRLLPDKVEYLKCTHYEQIAGAIENLSIRGAPAIGIATAWAVAVASMSLNASSSEELFSDLNPVFQRLINTRPTAINIKWAIDRMQNLIKNNLSLPVSELKDMILNEAIRIHNEDIQVNKRIGEYALAFFKEGCTVITYCNAGALATGGYGTATAPMYLAKEKGIKFKVIACETRPVLQGARITAFELMKAGIDVTLICDNTAGALLRKGMIDFAIVGTDRTVRNGDVANKIGTYSLSVLCKENNVPFYVAAPTSSIDLSIPSGDMIPIEERSFEEVTTIKGVKIAPEGIKVINFAFDVTPAKYVTAIITEKGIFKPSEIKHLRLRQ; from the coding sequence ATGCCTATGCTTCAATCTATAAAGTGGGAAAATAATACTGTTTATATACTTGACCAGAGATTGCTGCCAGATAAAGTTGAATATTTGAAATGTACTCACTATGAACAGATAGCAGGAGCAATTGAAAATCTATCAATAAGAGGCGCACCTGCAATAGGAATTGCGACAGCATGGGCAGTGGCAGTTGCTTCAATGAGTTTAAATGCATCATCTTCTGAGGAGCTTTTTTCAGATTTAAATCCTGTTTTCCAGAGACTTATCAATACAAGACCTACGGCTATAAATATAAAATGGGCTATTGATAGAATGCAAAATTTAATTAAAAATAATCTTTCTCTCCCTGTTTCAGAACTTAAAGATATGATACTGAATGAAGCAATAAGAATCCACAATGAAGATATACAGGTAAATAAACGAATAGGTGAATATGCTTTAGCATTTTTTAAAGAAGGATGCACTGTTATAACTTATTGTAATGCTGGAGCATTAGCAACAGGAGGTTATGGAACAGCCACTGCACCAATGTATCTTGCAAAAGAAAAAGGAATAAAGTTCAAAGTCATTGCCTGCGAAACAAGACCTGTTTTACAGGGTGCTCGTATTACAGCTTTTGAACTTATGAAAGCAGGTATAGATGTTACACTTATATGTGACAATACTGCTGGAGCACTGCTTAGAAAGGGAATGATTGATTTTGCAATTGTTGGGACAGACAGAACTGTAAGAAATGGAGATGTAGCAAATAAGATTGGAACATATTCTCTTTCTGTTCTTTGCAAAGAAAACAATGTTCCTTTTTATGTTGCAGCACCTACTTCAAGCATTGATTTAAGCATTCCTTCAGGAGATATGATTCCTATTGAAGAAAGAAGCTTTGAAGAAGTTACCACAATCAAAGGCGTTAAAATTGCTCCTGAAGGAATTAAAGTGATAAACTTTGCCTTTGATGTAACACCCGCAAAGTATGTAACAGCAATAATTACAGAAAAAGGTATTTTTAAACCTTCAGAGATAAAGCACTTGAGGCTCAGACAGTGA
- a CDS encoding putative Ig domain-containing protein — protein sequence MLPRIKNQGFTLIELAIVLIVIGLLIGLGASLIGPLTKRAKVTETREAVKQAKEAVLGYVVKNGYLPSTLEEAGARKLDAWARDIQYFKASEIVSGDICGKNTTSIQINECTNTNCSVYLTKSNIAFIIYSTGEDGNGSCTGTSSPFYVREQGMPYNPPCSYTLTNPQYNYDDIVAYVSLDEIRALRGCPQPLTIVSPTVLPEGQEDSFYSYSLQAIGGKPPYTWTGSVGNGLTISQSGLISGTINVNNQPPNTGELTDCSSSLTINATVNDSAGSQSQTYTGTIPVKPKPLKIITENLPTGYMGTTYNVSLSGSGGRSNYIWSLYSGSLPSGLNLSTNGIISGSISNPSTGCDSSYISNFVVKLDDNCGQPTYKAFSITVNDSDCGGGSGGGGGGGGGGGCASYSLSISNQGNEKSFRIDSGTCINLENGGSSYLGGLSGGSILTIYRNSWCWDTILLQGTIQSLDSNGNCIVNVSCSGSSCTAN from the coding sequence ATGTTACCTCGTATAAAAAATCAGGGATTTACTCTTATTGAACTTGCTATTGTTCTCATAGTAATTGGTTTACTTATCGGGCTTGGGGCAAGCCTTATAGGTCCACTTACAAAAAGAGCAAAAGTAACAGAAACAAGAGAGGCTGTAAAACAGGCAAAAGAAGCAGTGTTAGGTTATGTTGTGAAGAACGGTTATCTGCCTTCAACTCTTGAAGAAGCAGGAGCAAGAAAACTTGATGCATGGGCAAGGGATATTCAGTATTTTAAAGCTTCTGAAATAGTTTCTGGTGATATATGTGGTAAAAATACAACTTCTATTCAAATAAATGAATGCACAAACACAAATTGTTCAGTATATCTCACAAAATCTAATATTGCTTTTATAATCTATAGCACAGGCGAAGATGGAAATGGTAGTTGCACAGGAACTTCTTCTCCTTTTTATGTGAGAGAACAGGGTATGCCGTATAATCCTCCATGTAGTTATACCTTAACTAATCCTCAATATAATTATGATGATATTGTAGCTTATGTTTCCCTTGATGAAATAAGAGCATTAAGAGGATGCCCACAGCCTCTAACAATTGTCTCACCTACTGTATTACCTGAAGGACAGGAAGATTCCTTTTATTCCTATTCATTGCAGGCAATTGGAGGAAAACCCCCATATACATGGACAGGTTCAGTTGGTAACGGATTAACCATTTCACAATCAGGATTAATCTCAGGAACTATAAATGTTAATAATCAACCTCCAAATACAGGAGAACTTACAGATTGTTCTTCTTCTCTAACCATAAATGCCACAGTAAATGATTCAGCTGGTTCACAATCTCAAACCTATACAGGCACAATACCTGTTAAACCAAAGCCTTTAAAGATAATAACAGAAAATTTACCAACAGGATATATGGGGACTACCTATAATGTTTCACTTTCAGGTTCAGGAGGGCGAAGTAACTATATATGGAGTTTATATAGTGGAAGTCTACCAAGTGGATTAAATCTTTCAACAAATGGAATAATTTCTGGTTCAATTAGCAATCCTTCTACAGGTTGTGACTCCTCTTATATATCAAATTTTGTTGTTAAACTGGATGATAACTGCGGACAACCTACTTATAAAGCTTTTTCTATAACTGTAAATGACTCAGATTGTGGGGGTGGCAGTGGAGGAGGCGGCGGTGGTGGCGGAGGTGGTGGCTGTGCCTCATATTCTCTCAGTATTTCCAATCAAGGAAATGAAAAATCTTTTAGAATTGATTCAGGAACATGTATAAATTTAGAAAATGGGGGAAGTAGTTATTTGGGAGGTCTAAGCGGAGGAAGTATATTAACGATATACAGAAATTCCTGGTGCTGGGATACTATTTTATTACAAGGCACAATACAGAGTCTTGACTCTAACGGAAATTGTATTGTTAATGTATCATGTTCAGGTAGTAGTTGCACTGCTAATTAA
- a CDS encoding tetratricopeptide repeat protein — MLSKTKKDIPPGLIATIRTEKSSKKTLLLMGASALIVAIGFVAVFVYNYYLIPEFKKSNKPVQQNSMAQIEKTQQTEPVQAKMEQTSTQVKSVEPEVPEQTTKTKLTEPPTKNVKNPIEKHETSTQEKSLKQTASEKKANKPAEIPLEQFNTETVRAADYLYRAQDLETKGNYSEAISEYKEYLKVTGKQEPKILNKIATLYLLIGNLTEASHYAEIALQQAPDSLAVLLNYGVIHAKMGNLLKAEECFRKVLSVSPENKIALYNLALLKEKKKEYKEALKLYEKLYQLGDSQAAEAIERVRSYIK, encoded by the coding sequence ATGTTATCCAAAACTAAAAAGGATATACCGCCAGGTCTTATAGCAACCATAAGAACAGAAAAGAGTTCAAAAAAAACCCTCCTTTTAATGGGGGCTTCAGCATTGATTGTTGCTATAGGCTTTGTTGCTGTTTTTGTTTATAACTATTACCTAATACCAGAATTTAAAAAATCTAATAAACCTGTCCAGCAAAATTCAATGGCACAGATTGAAAAAACTCAGCAAACAGAACCTGTTCAAGCTAAGATGGAACAAACCTCAACACAGGTAAAATCTGTAGAACCAGAGGTTCCTGAGCAAACTACTAAAACAAAGCTTACCGAACCACCTACCAAAAATGTAAAAAACCCTATAGAAAAACATGAAACTTCAACTCAAGAAAAATCATTAAAACAAACTGCTTCAGAAAAAAAAGCAAATAAACCTGCTGAAATTCCATTGGAACAGTTTAATACAGAAACAGTCCGGGCAGCAGATTATCTTTACAGAGCTCAAGATTTGGAAACAAAAGGGAATTATAGTGAAGCAATCTCTGAGTATAAAGAATATCTTAAAGTCACAGGCAAACAAGAACCTAAAATTTTAAACAAAATTGCAACGCTTTATCTTTTAATTGGTAATCTCACAGAAGCGTCTCATTATGCTGAGATAGCTTTACAGCAAGCCCCTGATAGCTTAGCAGTGCTCCTTAATTATGGAGTAATTCATGCTAAAATGGGAAATCTATTAAAGGCAGAAGAATGTTTTAGAAAAGTTCTTTCTGTCTCTCCTGAAAATAAAATTGCACTTTATAATCTTGCCCTTTTAAAAGAAAAGAAAAAAGAATATAAAGAAGCATTAAAACTATACGAAAAACTATATCAGCTTGGCGATTCTCAGGCAGCAGAAGCAATTGAAAGAGTAAGGTCATATATAAAATAA
- a CDS encoding NAD(P)H-hydrate dehydratase, with product MLAIIGTVPEEDFPITFGKAKLENDFLFIDSKRVPVQRGTPALVASACKIFEVLKKDYPYVYLAGDIGKGTGSKKLYEYFIKDIRQREFQTLTFHYLMPDADWCNKILLVIEELHKHPFLIADAGFMYAAKMSGNAKYFNLFTPDTGELAFLADEEAPHPFYTRGFLLQDESRVEELIRRAYEYENAPEYLLVKGKTDYIVKKGEVVDMVSEPVIEALEPIGGTGDSITGIVSALIDSGYEIQTACVFASKINRIAGKLANPDPSTQISDIIKLIPQAALNII from the coding sequence ATGCTTGCAATCATAGGAACTGTGCCAGAGGAAGATTTTCCCATTACTTTCGGAAAAGCCAAGTTAGAAAACGATTTTTTATTTATTGATAGCAAAAGAGTCCCAGTCCAAAGAGGAACACCAGCTCTTGTTGCTTCTGCATGTAAAATCTTTGAAGTTTTAAAAAAAGATTATCCCTATGTATATCTCGCAGGAGACATCGGAAAAGGAACAGGCAGTAAGAAGCTTTATGAATATTTTATCAAGGATATAAGACAAAGAGAATTTCAAACACTTACCTTTCACTATCTTATGCCTGATGCTGACTGGTGTAATAAAATTTTGCTTGTTATTGAGGAATTGCATAAACATCCTTTTTTAATTGCTGATGCAGGTTTTATGTATGCAGCAAAGATGAGCGGAAACGCTAAATATTTTAACCTTTTTACACCAGACACCGGAGAGCTTGCTTTTCTGGCTGATGAAGAAGCACCTCATCCTTTTTATACAAGAGGTTTTCTTCTCCAAGATGAAAGCAGAGTTGAAGAACTTATTAGGCGAGCTTATGAGTATGAAAATGCGCCAGAATATCTTCTTGTTAAAGGGAAAACAGATTACATCGTAAAAAAAGGGGAAGTTGTAGATATGGTATCAGAGCCTGTTATAGAAGCACTTGAGCCTATTGGAGGCACAGGAGACAGCATAACAGGTATTGTATCTGCTTTAATTGATTCTGGCTACGAGATACAGACAGCATGCGTATTTGCTTCAAAAATTAACAGAATTGCTGGTAAACTTGCCAATCCAGACCCTTCAACTCAGATCTCAGACATTATAAAATTAATTCCCCAAGCAGCACTTAATATAATTTAA
- a CDS encoding DUF3343 domain-containing protein codes for MKFFKKLFRNNKKLSYNRGILIFENTSEVIRAENILKKHGYEIKVVGPPPHVRKGCDLAIDFPIVETVGILKLLKNYELSPIDYMPLNDGNLKPVDLFHIKDFGRFIMVRAANMKITVHKGSLTIVNVSGGGCPDVPYLAAMLVGKNIYEVPEPNEIGHTLCGYALQLAYDKIKELCLQS; via the coding sequence ATGAAATTTTTTAAAAAATTATTCAGAAATAATAAAAAACTTTCCTATAATAGAGGAATTCTCATTTTTGAAAATACCTCTGAGGTAATAAGAGCAGAAAACATTCTTAAAAAGCATGGATATGAGATTAAAGTTGTTGGACCACCTCCACATGTAAGAAAAGGCTGTGACCTTGCAATAGATTTTCCAATCGTTGAGACCGTAGGAATTTTAAAGCTTCTTAAAAATTACGAATTGTCACCGATTGATTATATGCCTTTAAACGATGGTAATTTAAAGCCTGTTGACCTTTTTCATATAAAAGATTTTGGAAGATTTATAATGGTCAGGGCAGCTAATATGAAAATAACTGTTCATAAAGGCAGCTTGACAATTGTCAATGTTTCAGGTGGTGGTTGCCCGGATGTTCCTTATTTAGCTGCCATGTTAGTTGGTAAAAATATTTATGAAGTTCCAGAGCCCAATGAAATTGGGCATACTTTATGTGGATATGCTCTTCAGTTAGCCTATGATAAAATAAAAGAATTATGCTTGCAATCATAG
- a CDS encoding sulfurtransferase TusA family protein, with protein sequence MAEIVDARGLSCPEPVLLTLETIKKLGKGEIEILVDTDTSRENVSRAAQSMGWQIVEVQQEEAWYRVKISKD encoded by the coding sequence ATGGCTGAAATTGTTGACGCAAGAGGACTTTCATGTCCTGAGCCTGTGCTTTTAACTCTTGAAACAATAAAAAAACTTGGTAAGGGTGAGATAGAGATTCTTGTTGATACCGATACTTCAAGAGAAAATGTATCCCGTGCAGCTCAATCAATGGGCTGGCAAATCGTTGAAGTTCAACAGGAAGAGGCATGGTATAGGGTTAAAATAAGCAAAGATTAA